The nucleotide sequence CGCACGACTGCCTGGTGATCAAGGAGCGCAATAACCCGTTCGGCGTCTGGCATTTGCAGCGCGATGGGCGTGATGAAAGCGTGCGGGTCAACGGCCCGTTGTCGTCGAACAATGGCGAGATTGTGTTGCAGTGGGCATTGAGCGGTCGCGGCATCCTGCTGCGTTCGTACTGGGACGTGAAGCCGTTGCTCAATGCCGGCAAGCTGGTGCGGGTGCTGCACGACTACACCCAGAGCGCCAACATCTGGGCCGTGTACCCGACACGCCTGGCCGATTCGGCCAAGCTGCGGGTGTGCGTCGAATTTTTGCAGGATCACTTCCAGGCATTGGCCGAGTGAGCAACCGTCCAGGGCCCTGAACGGTTGCAATGGCTCAGGCGAAAATGCCAAGCAGCACGCTGGCTGCGATCACCGTAGCGGCGCCGCCCAGGCGCGTGGAGATCTGCGCGAATGGCATCAGCCCCATGCGATTGGCGGCGGAGAGGATCGCCACGTCACCGGTGCCGCCCAGGCCGCTGTGGCAGCAGGTGACGATGGCCGATTCGATGGGGTACATCTTCAGCAGATTGCCAATCAGGAAGCCCGCCAGGGTCATGGCGACCACCACCGTGGTGCACACCAGAACGTAGCCGAGCGAGAACACGCTCATCACGCTGTCCAGCGGCACATAGAGCATGCCCAGGCCGATCATCACCGGCCAGATGAAGGCGGTGGAAATCAACTTGTAGAACTGCTTGCTGCCCTTTTCCAGGCGGTCCGGCAGCACGCGCAGGTATTTGAACAGCACGGCCACCACGATCATCATCACCGGCCCCGGAATGTGCACCAGCTTTTCCAGCAGTCCGCCGAGGATGAAGAAGCTGCAGATCAGCAGGACGCCGGCGCCCATGTAGCGGAAGTCGATGGCGCCGTGGTCCTCGCTCTCCTTGAACTTGTCGTTCTCCTCACGGGCGCGGATCAGCATGCCGTCGCCGTTAAGCTTAGGCTTCTTCACGGCCAGGCGCGCCAGGGCGCCGGCGCAGATGATCGCGACGATGTTGCCCACCACGGCCGCCGGCACCAGTTGCGCGACGTACTGCTCGGGGCTGCCGCCGAGGATGTGCGCGTAGGCCAGCGACAACGGCAGGATGCCTTCGCCGATGCCGCCGCCAATGATCGGCACGATGATGAAGAAGAACGTGTGGTACACCGAGTAGCCGAACAGCAGGCCCACCAGCAACCCGGCGACCACGGCGGCCAGGGTGCCGAGCACCAGCGGCACGAACATGCGGATCATGCCCTGGACCAGGATGAAGCGGTTCATGCCCAGGATGCTGCCCACCACCAGGCTGGCGATGACGAAGTACAAAAAGTTCGCGTCCTTCATCAGCATGCGCGTGGCATCGAGCGTGGTGCTGCCGAAGAAACCGTGGAACACCAGTACCGAAGGCAGCAGGAGGCACAGGATGGCACCGCCGCCGATGTCGCGGAACAGCGGCAGGCGCTGCCCCAGTTGGCCGAAGAACACGCCCATGGTCATGATCACGGCCAGGCCGCCGATCATGGTCTTGGGCAGGTAACCGAAATGCGCCGAACAGAACACGATGACGGCGATGGCGATGAAATAGGGCAGGGGGATGACGCCGATTTCGTAGGTCGCGAACGACCGCAGCAGGCGCCTTGCGCCAGACGTCGGGGCCGCGTCGCAAGCGGCCGTTTGCTCAATGGAGTTGTTCATGGTGTGACTCCTGGAATTATTGTTGTAGGAGGATGCACCGGGCCTGCTCGTGGCCCGGTCGTTCAGCCCGGCTCAGGCCAGCCAGGGGTTCGCTTGCAGGTGACGTTGTTCGAAGGCGCGGATCTGTTCGGTGCGCAGCAAGGTGCTGCCGATGGCGTCGAGGCCTTGCAGCAGGGCCTGGCGGCGCAAGTCGTCGATGCTGAAGGCGATGCTGCGCTGGTCGTCCAGCTGGATCTGGCGCTGCTGCAGGTCGATGGTCAGGTGGGCCCGTTCAGCCTGGGTGACCAGGGTGGCGATTTCCTGATGGTCGGCCTCGTCCAGCTGGATCAGCAGCACGCCGTTGCGCTGGCAGTTGTCGAAGAAGATGCCGGCGAAGCTGGTGCCGATCAGGGCGCGGATGCCCAGTTGCTTCAGGCCCCAGACCGCGTGCTCGCGACTGGAACCGCAACCGAAGTTCGGCCCGGTGACCAGGAAGCGGGTCTGGTTCCAGGGCGTTTGGTTAAGCACGAAGTCCGGGTTGGGGCTGCCATCGGCCAGGAAGCGCAGGTCGAAAAACGCCCCGCGGTCCAGGCCGCTGCGGTCGATGCCCTTGAGGAACTGCTTGGGCATGATCACATCGGTGTCGATGTTGGCGGCCAGCAGGGGGGCGCCAATGCCGCTTTCGCGAATGAACGGTTGCATGCTCAGGCCTCCTCGCCCAGGGTACGGACATCCACCAGATGGCCGGCCAGTGCGGCGGCGGCGACCATGGCGGGGCTCATCAGGTGGGTGCGCGCACCGGCGCCCTGGCGGCCTTCGAAGTTGCGGTTGGTGCTCGACGCACAGCGGTCGCCGGGGGCGAGCACGTCGTCGTTCATGGCCAGGCACATCGAACAGCCGGACTGGCGCCATTCGAAGCCGGCGTCGATGAACAGCTGGGCCAGGCCCTCGGCCTGCGCTTGTTCGCGCACCTGTGTGGAGCCCGGCACGATCATCGCGCGCACGCCGTTGGCGACCTTGCGGCCCTGCACGATGCGGGCGGCGTCGCGCAGGTCTTCGATGCGGGCATTGGTGCACGAACCGATGAAGGCATGGCTGATGCGGATGTCGGCGACCGGGCGGCCGGCCTCCAGGCCCATGTAGCGCAAGGCGCGTTGCAGATCGTGACGACGGATCAGGTCGGGTTCCTGCATGGGGTCTGGCACTCGCTCGCCGATGGCGACGGCCTGGTCGGGGCTGGTGCCCCAGGTGACCATGGGTTGCAAGTCGCCGATGTCCAGTTCGATGTCCTGGTCGAAGCTGGCGCCGGGATCGCTGAACAGTTCGCGCCACTGCGCCACGGCCTGCTGCCACAGCGCGCCCTGCGGGGCACGCGGCTTGTCGGCGAGGTAGGCGTAGACCTTGTCGTCGGGCGCCATGAACGCACCCCGGGCGCCGGCCTCGACGGCCATGTTGCAGATGGTCATGCGGGCTTCGACGCTCAGCGTCGCGATGGTCGGCCCGGCGAATTCGATGGCGTAGCCCGTGGCGCCGGAAGCACCAATGCGGCGGATCAGCGCCATGATGATGTCCTTGGACACCAGCCCGGGCCCGAGCTCGCCGCGCACGGTGACCCGCATGCTTTTCAGGCGCTTGTACACCAGCGTCTGGGTCGCCAGCAGGTGTTCGATCTCGGAGGTGCCGATGCCGAAACCGAACGCGCCCAGTGCACCGTAGGTGGTGGTGTGGCTGTCGCCGGCGGCGATCACCATGCCCGGCAGGATGAAGCCTTGCTCGGGGGCCACGACGTGTTCGATACCCT is from Pseudomonas sp. MYb118 and encodes:
- a CDS encoding 2-hydroxycarboxylate transporter family protein, whose amino-acid sequence is MNNSIEQTAACDAAPTSGARRLLRSFATYEIGVIPLPYFIAIAVIVFCSAHFGYLPKTMIGGLAVIMTMGVFFGQLGQRLPLFRDIGGGAILCLLLPSVLVFHGFFGSTTLDATRMLMKDANFLYFVIASLVVGSILGMNRFILVQGMIRMFVPLVLGTLAAVVAGLLVGLLFGYSVYHTFFFIIVPIIGGGIGEGILPLSLAYAHILGGSPEQYVAQLVPAAVVGNIVAIICAGALARLAVKKPKLNGDGMLIRAREENDKFKESEDHGAIDFRYMGAGVLLICSFFILGGLLEKLVHIPGPVMMIVVAVLFKYLRVLPDRLEKGSKQFYKLISTAFIWPVMIGLGMLYVPLDSVMSVFSLGYVLVCTTVVVAMTLAGFLIGNLLKMYPIESAIVTCCHSGLGGTGDVAILSAANRMGLMPFAQISTRLGGAATVIAASVLLGIFA
- the leuD gene encoding 3-isopropylmalate dehydratase small subunit produces the protein MSMQPFIRESGIGAPLLAANIDTDVIMPKQFLKGIDRSGLDRGAFFDLRFLADGSPNPDFVLNQTPWNQTRFLVTGPNFGCGSSREHAVWGLKQLGIRALIGTSFAGIFFDNCQRNGVLLIQLDEADHQEIATLVTQAERAHLTIDLQQRQIQLDDQRSIAFSIDDLRRQALLQGLDAIGSTLLRTEQIRAFEQRHLQANPWLA
- the leuC gene encoding 3-isopropylmalate dehydratase large subunit, translating into MSRPRTLYEKHIDSHTVCTLDDQGHVLLYIDRQVANEYTSPQAFSGLREANRQVWRPSSTLAVVDHVNPTAPERIAAMPDAGGTLQVNYFQENCRDFGIELFDVLDKRQGIEHVVAPEQGFILPGMVIAAGDSHTTTYGALGAFGFGIGTSEIEHLLATQTLVYKRLKSMRVTVRGELGPGLVSKDIIMALIRRIGASGATGYAIEFAGPTIATLSVEARMTICNMAVEAGARGAFMAPDDKVYAYLADKPRAPQGALWQQAVAQWRELFSDPGASFDQDIELDIGDLQPMVTWGTSPDQAVAIGERVPDPMQEPDLIRRHDLQRALRYMGLEAGRPVADIRISHAFIGSCTNARIEDLRDAARIVQGRKVANGVRAMIVPGSTQVREQAQAEGLAQLFIDAGFEWRQSGCSMCLAMNDDVLAPGDRCASSTNRNFEGRQGAGARTHLMSPAMVAAAALAGHLVDVRTLGEEA